The Spirosoma foliorum genome has a window encoding:
- a CDS encoding acyltransferase family protein, which produces MDAYRGFVMTLMAAEILQFDHLHEAFPDSGFWAFLAHHQSHVAWAGCSLHDLIQPSFSFLVGVALPYSIASRVKQGQSFSVQLWHAFRRSLILILLGIFLRSTHADQTRFTFEDTLTQIGMGYTFLFLIGSASKARTAWIALGVILVGYWLAFLLYPVPNGIAFDYSAVGVPADWPEHYTGLMAHFNKNSNLAWAFDTWFLNLFPRENPFLFNGGGYATLSFIPTLGTMLLGLQAGLWLRSGMTQRDILKYFLIAGAIGLASGILLHVTGICPIVKRIWTPAWVLFSGGWCFWLLAFFYGVIDVAGRRGWAFPLVVVGTNSIAIYCLVHLIDKFIIKSFYTHLGHGPFLVFGATYEPLLIGFATLAIFYLILWWMYRRNLFIRI; this is translated from the coding sequence ATGGACGCCTATCGGGGTTTTGTTATGACCTTGATGGCCGCCGAAATTCTGCAATTTGATCATCTCCACGAAGCTTTTCCGGATAGTGGTTTCTGGGCATTTCTAGCTCACCACCAGAGCCACGTTGCCTGGGCTGGTTGTTCGTTGCACGATCTGATTCAGCCTTCTTTTTCATTTTTGGTTGGCGTGGCTCTCCCGTATTCAATTGCGAGCCGGGTTAAACAAGGGCAATCGTTTTCTGTGCAGTTGTGGCATGCGTTTCGGCGGTCGCTGATTTTAATTTTGCTCGGAATTTTTCTGCGATCTACACATGCCGATCAAACGAGATTTACGTTTGAGGATACGCTGACCCAAATCGGTATGGGTTATACATTTCTATTCTTAATCGGAAGTGCTTCTAAAGCTCGAACCGCCTGGATTGCGTTAGGTGTAATTTTAGTGGGTTATTGGCTAGCATTTTTGCTTTATCCTGTCCCGAATGGCATAGCTTTTGATTATAGCGCCGTGGGTGTTCCGGCAGACTGGCCAGAGCATTATACTGGATTGATGGCCCATTTTAATAAGAATAGTAACCTGGCCTGGGCTTTTGATACCTGGTTTTTGAACCTGTTCCCTCGCGAAAATCCATTTTTGTTTAACGGTGGCGGTTATGCTACGCTTAGTTTCATTCCTACCCTCGGAACAATGTTGCTAGGGTTGCAGGCGGGTTTATGGTTGCGGTCTGGAATGACACAGCGCGACATTCTGAAATACTTCCTGATTGCCGGCGCCATAGGGCTGGCTAGCGGTATCTTGCTGCATGTGACCGGAATTTGCCCTATTGTGAAACGAATCTGGACACCAGCGTGGGTATTATTCAGTGGTGGCTGGTGCTTTTGGCTGCTCGCTTTCTTTTATGGTGTTATCGATGTGGCCGGTCGTCGGGGATGGGCGTTTCCGCTGGTTGTGGTGGGCACGAACTCCATCGCGATTTATTGCCTGGTGCACCTTATCGACAAGTTCATAATCAAATCCTTCTATACCCACCTGGGGCATGGGCCTTTTCTGGTGTTTGGGGCCACCTATGAGCCACTGCTAATTGGCTTCGCTACGCTGGCTATTTTTTATCTAATTCTCTGGTGGATGTACCGCCGTAACCTATTTATCCGAATCTAA